One Salvia hispanica cultivar TCC Black 2014 unplaced genomic scaffold, UniMelb_Shisp_WGS_1.0 HiC_scaffold_367, whole genome shotgun sequence genomic window, acaaaacacaacaaaacaaaaaaaaacaaaccatAAAGAAACActcaattcaaaataaatgctAGAGGAAAGAATTGAGCAAACAAAACCTCcaacatatgaaaattaaaagaaagaaaacaacataaaaacttgggttgcctcccaatcAGCGCCTTTGTTTATAGTCGTTGGCTCGACCTTCTTCTTTGCAGCTTTCCTATCCAAACTCCAATAGGCGCCCCTTCGCCTTCTCCTGCTCAATCACAACATTCTCCCCATCAACTCGAAACATGACCGTATTTGTCTTGGTCTCAATCACAACATCACCGGTTGCTAAAAATGGCCTACCAAAGAGAATAGGCATGTCCTTGTCCTCTTCCATCTCTATGACAATGAAGTCAACcgggagtataaatttatcCACCTTCACCAAGACATCCTCGATGATTCCTTTAGGCTTAACAATTGAATGATCCGCCAACTGAAGGTCAATGTCGATTGGTTCAATCCTTGCTTCAAGACCGATTGACCTCGCAGTTTTCAAAGCCATCAATGATATTCCCGAGCCTTGATCAAGTAGGCACTTTGGGAACTTCTTATCTCCCATTTCACACGGGATCACACAACTTCCGGGATCTCTTCTCT contains:
- the LOC125199061 gene encoding uncharacterized protein LOC125199061, which translates into the protein MDPKSPFNFPDFIPPPPFPIEKKRKKIIQEKGLDWMMNIIRKVNVDVSLVDLFLHFPKFSKFFKDLIAKKEKIQDDGVVILSAFCSQFVKGKMPAKRRDPGSCVIPCEMGDKKFPKCLLDQGSGISLMALKTARSIGLEARIEPIDIDLQLADHSIVKPKGIIEDVLVKVDKFILPVDFIVIEMEEDKDMPILFGRPFLATGDVVIETKTNTVMFRVDGENVVIEQEKAKGRLLEFG